The Tolypothrix sp. PCC 7712 region TTTATTTAAGTAAAAATACCCTAATAAAACCTTATTCCTAATTTAAATTAATACATCAGTTATTTTTGACGAATTTATTAGTGTTCCAATACTACTCGGTTAAGCGTTGTGAACTCAAAATTGATGTTGGGGAAAAGGTTAAAGGTTAAGGGTTAAAGGTTTTTTCTTTTCCTTTTTCCATTCCCCTTGTTACCCGTGATATTTACTGAATACTATTGTTAATTTAAGACTTTGGGTATCAAGTATAAATATTGATTGCCGAATTTTAACATAGAAATAGCGCCATATTTTGGCTTAATTATTATCTACAAATAACGAAAATATACTGATAAATAATCATATTTTTATTTAAAAATGGGCAGGTATACCCAGGCTATTTTGTATTACTACAGCGCAGAATCAAATCAATTCTGTCTTTTTTTCCTGATGAAACCTTTAGCTAGCAAGGTCTTCAAGGGGGTAATTTAGCCCAATAATATAGGTATATTTATGCCTTCTGACAATGCAGGTAATACATTAAATACAGCTTTAGGTTTTAATCTTAATTCCGGCACCCAAAGCTTCACCGATTGGGTGGGAGTTGGAGATAATAACGATTACTATGGTTTGAATTTTACTAGTCGCAGTGCCTTAAGTCTTTGCCTCAATAATTTGACTGCCGATGCGAATTTAGAACTACTCAACAGTAGTGGTGAATTGATTGCTATTTCGGCAAATTCCAACAGTATATCTGAATCAATTAATAGTATTCTGGATGCTGGAAGTTATTACATTCGAGTTTACCAAGGTACTAATAATTCTGAGACTAATTACAGTCTTTCTGTATCAACTCAAAATCATCAAACAGACTTAGTGTGGCGCAACTCTGCTACAGGGCAAAATGCCTTGTGGTACATGAATAATGATACACTTCTCAACGGCGTGTTCTTTAATGGTGTGGCCGATACTAGTTGGAAAATTGAGGGAAGTGGTGATTTCAATAATGACGGTCATTCAGATATTGTGTGGCGTAACTCTGCTAACGGGCAAAATGCCTTGTGGTATATGAATGGCGAACAACTCCTCAGCGGTGTGTTCTTTAATAGCGTTTCTGATACTAACTGGAAAATTCAGGGAACGGCTGATTTTAATAATGATGGTTACTCAGACATCGTGTGGCGCAATTCTGCTACAGGGCAAAATGCTTTGTGGTACATGAAGGGCGATCAACTTCTCAACGGTGTGTTCTTTAATAGCGTTACTGATACTAACTGGAAAATTGAAGGAACGGGTGATTTCAATAAGGATGGCTATTCAGACATCGTGTGGCGCAATTCTGCTACAGGGCAAAATGCCTTGTGGTATATGAAGAGCGATCAACTTCTTAACGGTGTATTCTTTAATAGCGTTACTGATACTAGCTGGAAAATTGAGGGAACGGCTGATTTCAATAATGATGGTTACTCAGACATCGTATGGCGTAACTCTGCTAATGGGCAAAATGCCTTATGGTACATGAGTAGCGCTCAACTCCTCAACGGTGTATTCTTTGATGGCGTTTCCGATGCTAACTGGCAAATTACTGGCGTTAGTACTAACTGGAGCGAACCAACTGCTATTGATATTGCTGGTAATACCACTGCTAATGCTTTTAAGATGGGTACAGTGAGTGGTAGTGGTAATTTCCGCGATCGCCTCAGTGCTGTTGACTTGAATGATTATTATGAGTTCAACTTATCGACTTATAGCGACTTTAACCTCTCACTGAACGAATTAACTGCAGATGCTAATGTGCAACTGCTTAACAGTAATGGAGCAGTGATTCAAACTAGCTCTAATGCTGGCTCGACAGCAGAATCTATGAGCCTGAAATTAGGTGCGGGTAACTATTATATTCAAGTTTATCAATCGGGTAGTACTGCCACTAACTATAATTTGACTGTTTCTGCTACTCCTTCAACAGATCCAGGTAATTCTTTAGGTAATGCTGAAGTAGAAAACTCAGCCGTTTTCTCGCGGAGTGAACAAGTCAGTGCTACAGATATTAATGATTTTTACCGTTTTAGTGTGAATCAGTCTGGTGTGTTTACAGCCAATTTAACTGGTTTAACTAGCGATGCTGATGTTCGCTTAATTAAAGATATTAATGGCAGTGGTGCGATTGATACTGCTCAACTCTACAACTCTACAACTGGAGTTTTAGATACTGGAGAGATTCTCGCTTGGCAATGGGAACGTGGTACTATTAGCGAATCTATTCGTCGGTTTCTGGATGCAGGTAATTATTATCTGCAAGTGATGAGCTATAACAATCAAACTGCTAACTATAATCTCAGCACGGACTTTACCCCTACTGCTAGCGATAATTTGAGTTTTTCTCTTAGTCCTTCCTTTGGTAGCAACATCAACGCCACTGCACAAGCTACGATTCAAAAGGCAATTAACTTCTGGAAGGGTGCGATCGCTTATAGCAGTTTCAATACTGCTCAAACTTTTGCATTAACAGTTGTTGAAGACACTTCCATCACTGGCAGTACTTTAGCTCAAGGTAACTATTTAACCACAGCCACAGATGCTAAAGGTCATATCATACCGACTTCTGGGAAATTAACACTCAGTAGTGGCTATCTCAATACCTTAAATACGGTTGCTAATTATACTCCAGATATAATTATTCACGAGATTGGTCACGCTTTAGGACTTGTCGGCTTACTCAACAGTTCAGCTGTTGATCCAGCTACGGGAACTTATAAAGCCAATACTTATGCAGGCTGGGTTTATGGGGAATTAAGAGGAACATTTAGCCAAACAGCCATCCCCATGACAACGGGTATCGGCGAAGGTTCTGACTATATCCATTGGAAAGAGGAAGTCTTTGGTAGCGAAACCATGACTCATATCACCAAAGGCGCAACCTCGTCCTTTAGCCAATTGTCTCTAGCGGCGCTGCGAGATATTGGTTGGAATGTTAACTTTGGTGCAGCCCAACCTTATAGTTTGCCTTTAGGTGGAACTCCAAGTTCCCTGGCTAACGTGGTTTATAACTATAACAACGGCAATGTCGTAGCCGCAGGGACTAGTTTCACAGGCGGATATTATTCCTATGTCGTCAATAGCGAATTTACTGACCAACTCCACCGCATTCAACTAGGTGGTACAGGTACGATATCAGCAACTCTCGATAACTTGACTGCGAATGCAGATATGAGGTTAATTTACGATGCCAATAATAATGGCTTGATTGATACAGGAGAAGTCATCGCCACTTCTGCTAATACTGGTACCACATCAGAATCGTTTAATCTCTCTAATCTAGCTGCAGGTAATTACTATATCGATGTTTATGCCACCAACTATCTAGATTCTCTTGGCAACAAGCTGTCAGTGGATAGTAGTTACAAGTTGAATTTTAACAAGATAGCATCAGCATAAAGCTGTAAGATATTTGGTTAAGGGGAAAAGGGGAAAGGGTAATCAAACCTTTCCCCTTTTTACCAAATACAAGGAATATCAAAACTTAGCCAAAACCTATTGAATTCTCATCCAATACAACTCGGTTAAGCGTTTTGAATACAAAATTAGTTACGGTAAAAAGGTTAAAGGTTAAAAGTTTTTCTTTCCCTTTTCCCATTACCCTTTTTACCCTTAACCGACAATTATTAATTCTCATCCTACCTCACAGAAAAGGCCTCGCTAAAGCGTCGGGTTACTGGTTCCATAATGAATGTTAAAACCGACTTTTTACGAGTGACAATTTCACCATTAGCAGCCATCCCTGGGGTAAATGCAACTTCTTGACCCCGGACAGTAATTGAATGTTTATTGAGTTTAATTCTGGTGGGGAATACTAAACCTAATTTTTCATCAGTAACTGCATTGGGGCTAACTTGCACCACTTCACCTTCAATCACACCAAATTCTTGAAAGGGAAAAGTTGCCATTTTTACCTTTGCCTTCATCCCCTCGCGGATAAATCCGATATCGCGGTTGAGGACTTTGACTTCTAATAACATCTCTTCACCTTCTGGCAAAATTGAAAGTAACTCTTCACCAACTTGTACTGGCCCTTTAGTGGCTTTAATTTTGTAAATTGTGCCTGCAAAGGGGGCTTTAATTGTTTCATCGTCTTCTTGCTTTTTAGCTTGTTCTAATTGCCCAGCAACATTGGTGAGTTCTTCTTTGCGCTTGTTAATTTGGGAGAGAATTTCACTTTGGCGTTCTGAAGCTAAACGCTGTGCTTGATTGCGTGCGGCTTGATAAGCTTCTTCGGCTTGGCGAATTTCTTGGGCTTGGGCGGCGATATCTTTTTCTAAGGATGTAACTCTATCTTGTGCCTCGATAATTTTATTTTGAGCGTTAGTTACTTCATCTTTAGACCTGGTAATTTCTGTAGTAGCCCGATTTAATCTTTCTTGCGCCTCTAGGTAATCAACTCTGGGTACAGCACCAGGAGTCATCAAAGTGCGTAGGCTTTGTTCTCGTTTTTGCGCGATCGCCAAATTATTTTCTGTTTTCAAACTGATAGTTTTCGCGTTAATTAAGTTAGTTTTGGCATTACCTAAACTAGTTTTGGCATTAACGAGGTTTTCTTGTAACCGATTGAGTCGCACTTTAGCCTGAGCCATAATTGCTTGCTGGCGATTGGCTTCCGCTTCCGCAGTTGCTTGACGCGCTTGGAAGTCTGTAAGCCGCGAGTTTAACAACTCATCTTGGATTTTTGTCCCAGTACTTTTAACTCCCACACGTTCAGCATCCAAACGCTGTAAGTCTTCTTGAATCAACTGAGTAGACTTAGCCAGGCGATTCACATCACTTTGTTGTAAATCTGGATCGCGTTGAATTAAAACTTGATCCTTATTAACGCGATCGCCTTCTCTAACTTTAATTTTAATAATTGTGCCACCACCTAAAGAGGTGATGGGCCTGACTTGTGTAGATGCAATTAATTCCCCTGACGCGATCGCTACTTCATCAATTTCCGAGAAATGTGCCCATGCGATCGCCCCAAATACAATCAGGCTAACCGTTCCCGCCAACAATCTAGTGTATAACGGTGGCAATTCCTGTACTGCCTTACCCAATTCATAAGACAATTGTTCATCTGGTTTAGCAAATCGCTCTTTTGTCTGACGCGCTTGAGTAGCATTCGCAACTAGGGAATATTTCATAGAAGTTTTGTTATTTGTCCTTTGTCATTGGGAATGGGGCATTGGGCATGGGGCAAGGGGTAAACTTGGTAATTGGTAATGGGATTTGTCGTTTATTGTTTCTCCCACCCTGCGGGAAGCCGCAAAGCGTCTACATCTCCCTCATCTCCCTCATCCCCAATCCCTTATTCCTCAAACAGCTAAATAGCGCCGCACAAAATTTTCTAAAGTTTCCAATTGAAAGTTAAAAATCTTTTCTAAATTGGTTATTTCGTCTTTTGTGCAGAAAAATTCATTGGCGAGTAAAGTCCGATAGGTTCCCAAAGCTTGTTGTGTTTGGGGATTAAATAAACCCAAAGCACTGCGTAATCCATCAATAGCAAATAGGGGCGCATTAATTACTATTGGCTGTTTGTTGAAGATGCGACCAAAAATTTGCGGGATATCACCACGGGTTAAAATCTCAGGCCCTCCTACTGCTAAAGTTTGGTTACGAGCGCCTTCCACTGTCAAAGAATCGACCGCTATTTTAGCTAAATCATCTGTACTGACAATCGAAGTCCGATTTTTGGGATCGCCAATTAGCAGATACAACCCTGTTTCACGAAACCGTTCTGCTAATGGTAGCAAGTTTGATGCTAATCCGGCCGGACGTAAAATAGTGTAGTTCACGCCACTAGCTTCTAGATATTTCTCTACAGCGCGTTTAGCTTTGAACACAGGCGCATCTTCATAGCCTCTGTCAGCACCCAATACGGAAATCAAAACAAAATGCTTGACTCCATTAGCTTTTGCTTGGTCAATTAGCTCAATATTGGCGCGGTAGTCTAAGGATAAAGCATCACTACCGGAACCGTGAGCGCTGATAATATAGTCAACACCTTTACAAGCTTGTTGAATATCCTTATCTTGCCGTAAATCACCAATGAAGATTTCGGCTCCTCGGTGTTCTAATTCGCTGTAACGAGAACTCAGACGCACAAATGCTCGCACTGATTTCTCTTGTTGGCGTAATAGTCGCACGACTCTGCGACCAATTCCCCCGGTGGCTCCAGTGACTAGAATCATAGAATGACCTTATATCAATATTTGCAGTTTTGATAGTTGTCGGAAAGCTTGGTATGCGATCGATCAATGCTGGCACATGAAATCAGCTATTCCATATCGCTATTACATCAATTAGTTGGGTAAAATGCCCATCTTCATAAGATTTTGACGGCATAGATATATGCAAATTAGATGTTTTTTAGCCCATGAGCATATTTATTCAGTTAATCATCATGCTCAAGATATCCTCACACTAACTATAGAAATAGAAATAAGTCGCACTTTATCTATCTTATTGACACTCCCCTGCCTAAAGGTGAGGGGATTCTTGGTTCATCGACTCGCCGTTAGACAGCAGGCTTGCGCCAACCGCCCAAGAGGGCAAATCTCCCCTAGCGTAAGTTCCCGTGTGTCCCACGGTACTGAGTCCTAGCCTCAAAATGTTGATTGCTGCGTTGATATCTCTGTCTTCTGTGTATCCACAATGAGGGCAAACGTGAGTCCTAGTAGACAAAGACTTTTTCACTTTCTTGCCACAGTTAGAGCAATTCTGGCTTGTGTTGTAGGGAGGAACTGCAACACTCACCTTTCCATATTTGTGTCCAAAATATTCTAACCAACTGCGAAAAGTGTACCAGCCAGCATCAGAAATAGATTTAGCTAGATGTCGATTTTTAACCAACCCTTTCACATTTAAATCTTCGTAGGCTACCAAATCGTTAGATTGGATGACGGAGTACGCCAATCTCTTGCAATACTCTTTTCGCTGCCTACTTACTTTTAAATGCTTCCGGGCATATCTATTTCTAGCCTTGTGGTAATTGTTTGATTGCCGTTGTTTGGCTTTTTTCCTATCCTTGCTGAACTTCTTGGATTTTTGGCGATTGGCGCGGTTTAATTGCTTTTGTGACTTGCGGTAAAACTGGGGAGATGGTTCAACATTACCTTTGTTGTCAGCAATGAAGTACTTCAACCCCAAGTCGATACCCACTACTTGATTTGTAGGTTGAGTTGCGATTTTGACGTTAACATCAATCGCAAATTGGGCATAATATCCATCAGCACGACGCATTAAGCGCACCCGTTTAATTTGCTTGATGTCATAGTAATTAAGGTCATAGGTTCCCTTTAATTTCAGAGTTCCAATACCTTTATTGTCTGAAAAGGTGATGGCTTTCCTGCTTGATGAAAGCTTCCATCCAGTTGATTTATATTCCACTGAACGGCAGTTTTTCTTGAACTTTGGAAACCCCTTTTTACCTTTAACCTTTTTCTTGCAGTTATCGTAAAACCTAGCTATCGCACTCCAAGAACGTTCAGCCGCAGACTGCCTAGCCATTGAATTGAGTTCATCAGCAAAGGGGAATTCTGCAGCTAATACAGCGCAGTATTTATTCAATGCGTACTTATCTACTTTTGAATCTTTGTTGTCCATCCAGTAGCGTAAGCACTTATTTTGAATGAACTGGCTAGTACGAATTGCTTCGTCTATCGCCTGATATTGTTTGTCTTTTCCCTTGACTTTGAACTCGTAAACAATCATGGGCATCGACCAATTTACCACATGCTTATGCTAACATAAATAGCATAAGTATACCAAGGCAT contains the following coding sequences:
- a CDS encoding pre-peptidase C-terminal domain-containing protein, whose translation is MPSDNAGNTLNTALGFNLNSGTQSFTDWVGVGDNNDYYGLNFTSRSALSLCLNNLTADANLELLNSSGELIAISANSNSISESINSILDAGSYYIRVYQGTNNSETNYSLSVSTQNHQTDLVWRNSATGQNALWYMNNDTLLNGVFFNGVADTSWKIEGSGDFNNDGHSDIVWRNSANGQNALWYMNGEQLLSGVFFNSVSDTNWKIQGTADFNNDGYSDIVWRNSATGQNALWYMKGDQLLNGVFFNSVTDTNWKIEGTGDFNKDGYSDIVWRNSATGQNALWYMKSDQLLNGVFFNSVTDTSWKIEGTADFNNDGYSDIVWRNSANGQNALWYMSSAQLLNGVFFDGVSDANWQITGVSTNWSEPTAIDIAGNTTANAFKMGTVSGSGNFRDRLSAVDLNDYYEFNLSTYSDFNLSLNELTADANVQLLNSNGAVIQTSSNAGSTAESMSLKLGAGNYYIQVYQSGSTATNYNLTVSATPSTDPGNSLGNAEVENSAVFSRSEQVSATDINDFYRFSVNQSGVFTANLTGLTSDADVRLIKDINGSGAIDTAQLYNSTTGVLDTGEILAWQWERGTISESIRRFLDAGNYYLQVMSYNNQTANYNLSTDFTPTASDNLSFSLSPSFGSNINATAQATIQKAINFWKGAIAYSSFNTAQTFALTVVEDTSITGSTLAQGNYLTTATDAKGHIIPTSGKLTLSSGYLNTLNTVANYTPDIIIHEIGHALGLVGLLNSSAVDPATGTYKANTYAGWVYGELRGTFSQTAIPMTTGIGEGSDYIHWKEEVFGSETMTHITKGATSSFSQLSLAALRDIGWNVNFGAAQPYSLPLGGTPSSLANVVYNYNNGNVVAAGTSFTGGYYSYVVNSEFTDQLHRIQLGGTGTISATLDNLTANADMRLIYDANNNGLIDTGEVIATSANTGTTSESFNLSNLAAGNYYIDVYATNYLDSLGNKLSVDSSYKLNFNKIASA
- a CDS encoding RNA-guided endonuclease InsQ/TnpB family protein — protein: MIVYEFKVKGKDKQYQAIDEAIRTSQFIQNKCLRYWMDNKDSKVDKYALNKYCAVLAAEFPFADELNSMARQSAAERSWSAIARFYDNCKKKVKGKKGFPKFKKNCRSVEYKSTGWKLSSSRKAITFSDNKGIGTLKLKGTYDLNYYDIKQIKRVRLMRRADGYYAQFAIDVNVKIATQPTNQVVGIDLGLKYFIADNKGNVEPSPQFYRKSQKQLNRANRQKSKKFSKDRKKAKQRQSNNYHKARNRYARKHLKVSRQRKEYCKRLAYSVIQSNDLVAYEDLNVKGLVKNRHLAKSISDAGWYTFRSWLEYFGHKYGKVSVAVPPYNTSQNCSNCGKKVKKSLSTRTHVCPHCGYTEDRDINAAINILRLGLSTVGHTGTYARGDLPSWAVGASLLSNGESMNQESPHL
- a CDS encoding HlyD family efflux transporter periplasmic adaptor subunit; this translates as MKYSLVANATQARQTKERFAKPDEQLSYELGKAVQELPPLYTRLLAGTVSLIVFGAIAWAHFSEIDEVAIASGELIASTQVRPITSLGGGTIIKIKVREGDRVNKDQVLIQRDPDLQQSDVNRLAKSTQLIQEDLQRLDAERVGVKSTGTKIQDELLNSRLTDFQARQATAEAEANRQQAIMAQAKVRLNRLQENLVNAKTSLGNAKTNLINAKTISLKTENNLAIAQKREQSLRTLMTPGAVPRVDYLEAQERLNRATTEITRSKDEVTNAQNKIIEAQDRVTSLEKDIAAQAQEIRQAEEAYQAARNQAQRLASERQSEILSQINKRKEELTNVAGQLEQAKKQEDDETIKAPFAGTIYKIKATKGPVQVGEELLSILPEGEEMLLEVKVLNRDIGFIREGMKAKVKMATFPFQEFGVIEGEVVQVSPNAVTDEKLGLVFPTRIKLNKHSITVRGQEVAFTPGMAANGEIVTRKKSVLTFIMEPVTRRFSEAFSVR
- a CDS encoding SDR family oxidoreductase codes for the protein MILVTGATGGIGRRVVRLLRQQEKSVRAFVRLSSRYSELEHRGAEIFIGDLRQDKDIQQACKGVDYIISAHGSGSDALSLDYRANIELIDQAKANGVKHFVLISVLGADRGYEDAPVFKAKRAVEKYLEASGVNYTILRPAGLASNLLPLAERFRETGLYLLIGDPKNRTSIVSTDDLAKIAVDSLTVEGARNQTLAVGGPEILTRGDIPQIFGRIFNKQPIVINAPLFAIDGLRSALGLFNPQTQQALGTYRTLLANEFFCTKDEITNLEKIFNFQLETLENFVRRYLAV